A DNA window from Nymphalis io chromosome 28, ilAglIoxx1.1, whole genome shotgun sequence contains the following coding sequences:
- the LOC126778991 gene encoding uncharacterized protein LOC126778991, which translates to MSRLLVTCFFIGICKSSLCQVALGTGFGNNLAFSNGLAANGIANNLAYGNGLGFNNGLANPIGSVIAGNAIAATANAAAANAIAGNNAAAINAAVENAAVGVNGLSLAGLPISGVSPLGYGDVAVGGELPVGGATAVAGNVPVIGFVTFEGTVPAGGMVSVASNCGCNGQTVY; encoded by the exons ATGTCCCGACTCTTAGTAACTTGTTTCTTCATTGGCATTTGCAAG agtTCTCTTTGCCAAGTAGCGCTTGGCACAGGATTTGGAAACAATCTTGCATTTAGCAACGGACTGGCAG CCAATGGAATCGCAAATAATTTAGCTTACGGAAACGGGTTGGGCTTCAATAACGGCTTAGCTAATCCCATTGGCAGTGTTATTGCTGGTAATGCGATAGCAGCTACAGCTAATGCCGCTGCTGCGAATGCTATCGCTGGCAACAATGCTGCCGCAATCAATGCTGCTGTCGAAAACGCTGCTGTGGGCGTAAACGGCTTATCACTTGCTGGCTTGCCGATATCTGGAGTATCCCCACTCGGTTATGGCGATGTAGCTGTAGGAGGGGAGCTGCCAGTAGGTGGTGCTACAGCTGTGGCTGGCAATGTGCCTGTGATCGGTTTTGTAACCTTCGAGGGTACTGTGCCAGCTGGGGGCATGGTGAGTGTGGCCAGCAATTGTGGGTGCAACGGTCAAACCGTCTATTAA